Sequence from the Paenibacillus riograndensis SBR5 genome:
AGGAATTGAAAATCTTTTCTCCAGATATCTAAGAATTTGTTCAATAATAATCGTCATGACCCAATAAATAATGGCAAGTGCGAGGTAAACTTCAAAAAACCGGAAGTTGCTCCCTGAAATAATTTTACCTTTCGCGGTCATTTCGATAACCCCTGCAACAAACGCTAAGGATGTTCCCTTCAACAATCCGATTAATGCATTTCCAAGCGGCGGAATCGCAACGACAAGCGCTTCAGGGACGATGACTCTTCTCAAAACCTGGAGATAAGTCATGCCCAGTGATTCGGCAGCTTCGATCTGGCCTTTATTCACCGACTGCAGAGCAGCGCGAATGGTTTCGGAATTGTAAGCTGCTTCATTGAACGCAAAAGTAACCAAAACAAAAAGCATTGCAGGCACAGCATTGATGTTGTAATCTGTCCCGTACTGCTGATTAATGAATTTTAATAACAACGGAATACCATTATAGGTCAAGTATAACTGAACAATGATTGGTGTCCCCCGTATGAACGAGATAAAGACAGTAACCAGTTGACTCAATACAGGGATTTTTTTCATACGGATCACTGCAAATATCAAAGCAAACACGAGGCCGACTATCATTGAAATCACAGTGATTTGCAGACTCACAGGAAGAACCTCTAACAGACGAGGAATTGATGTGAACACCGCGTTAATATCAAAAATCTTTCCCATGAAGTTTTACATTCCTTCCATGTTCATTTTACACGAAACGGAATTATTTCCATTTTTTAACGTTAAAAAACTTTCCTTCGCAGACAATTTCCGTATTATAACGTTCTTTACTTACGGCATTCAGCCTTTCAACCAAGGATGCAGCAGCTTCTTCGGAAGCCAGCACAGGCAAACCGCGCTTGGTCACAGTGGGATGAGTAAGCCTAAGATCAATCGGGATCAGTTCGTAGTCAAACCGGTTTTCCTCCACACTAAGATCAAACGATACCAAAAAGTTCTCCGAAAACTTCCGGTCACTATAGAAGCCCTGCCAGTTTCCTTCGCTGTCTTTGGTTCTATTTTTGTGCAGGGTAGATGGAGATTCATTCTCAGCATAACCGTAGGCCGTGAACATTTCTGGAGAAATAATCGATTCTCCTGCCTCAAACTCCATAAACAGGCTGCCCAAGTTATAGAAAATGGGCTGTCCCTGGTACAGTTCCACGCCTCTGGTAAAGTGGGCGCCATGTCCGAATACACAGCTCGCTCCCGCATCCACCGCACCACGCGCAAAGGTTTCGATAAATTCTGCGGGGTAATCCGAATACCAGTTCTCATTCTCCCCTTCATGCGTATGCAAGCTTACAAAAACAAAATCACTACGTTCCCTCGCATCACGAATTGTCCGGAAAATTTCCTGCTGATCCTGTTCATGCGCCGTCGTTTTGACACGGGACTGATCTCCTTTTTCAAAGGTCAGGTATCCTTCGAACAGAGAGCCGAATTCATAATGATTTTCCGATTTGCTTTTGTAGGTCTCGATTCGTTTGCCTATCTCCATGCTTGGAGCGATGCCGATTCGTTCACTGATCTCTTTCAGTGCTTCGAAATCCTGATCATTAACGACATACGTACGGGACCAGCGAAGAGGATTAACTCCCGGACGGGCCGGAACCCCGTTTCCGGGGTTGGATGCTGCAAATACTTCACTTCGCGTCACATCAATGGTAATGATCGCAATACGGCCGTCTGCTGTATCCACAAACACCGGCTTACGGGCTTCGTGCAGACTCATTCCAACACCCAAAGGGATCAAGCCGCGTTCTTCCGCCTCTTCAATGGTGTCAACAAGTCCTTCAACCCCGTAATCACCCGTGTGATTATTCGCAAAGCTGACATAACGAATATTCAAATGCCCAAACTCGTCCAGCGCCTTGGGCCGCACACTTGTCTGATAGCCGCGGCCTGCAGCCGGAGCCGTATTTTTTCTGGGCGTGACGAACTCTGCATTGGTAAAAACCTCATCAGCTCCCTGCAAAAGAGCAAGAAGCTCCGGGTCCATGGTTTTATATAAATTGCTGCTGGAGAACAGTGCATCTCCTGTGACTAGAAATTTCATGTCCTCACCTTTCTCCTGTTACTCCATTAATTCTTTCTTAGGCAAGTAATCGCCGCCCAGTTGTTCTTCGCTAATTTTCAGCAAAGTTCCATCATTATAAATTTCCTTGATTCTTTTGTTGACTGCATCGAGCAGCGTACTGTCTGCAGATTTGGAGAACAGGATATAGGAACCCGGATCGCTGTTTTCAGTAGAGAAAGGAACTACCTTCAGGTTGGTAAAACCATGCTCTTTAATCGCCTTTTCGGCTGAAACGCGGGAAATGATGCGCACATCATACCGCCCTGCTTCAATCCCTTCAAACTGCTTTACGAAGTTTTCGTCGGTATACATAATTTCTGCTTTGGCATCCGGATGATCCGCGTTATAATTTTCCAGCAGTGTTGCGCCGGAGTTGCCTACTTCAGTCACAGCCTTGTAGCCTTTCAGATCTTCAACGGACTTGAGGGTATTGTCATCCTTGCGGACAACGAACACATTCGCATTTTCAATAATTGGCAGAGAGAAATTGTATTTACTGCGTCTTTCCGCATTGGAGCCAAAATTATTTGCGCCCAATTGGAAACGTCCATTATCCAGGCCTGTCAGAATGCCTTCGAATTCAATGGCCTGAACCTCCAATTTATATTCGGGAAGACCTTCAAAAATAGCCTTCATAACTTCAACATCGTATCCGGTCAATTTGCCGTCTTTATCATAACTGAATGGATTGCTAACCCCGCTCGTCGCCGCAACGATGGTCTTCGAGCCTGCTCCCGCATCGTTTTGCGCTCCGGAGCCTGCCTCACTTTTGTTTCCGCAACCCGCAATAATAACTCCCAGCAACAATATAAATACACCTGGCAAAAATCTCTTTTTCATTGTAACTTCCCCCTCGTTTAGTAACGGAAAAAACCATGATCCCCAACTTATCATAGTAATTTAGTATGAAAATATTATGTCACGGGGTATACACTGTGTCAAGGCACAACGGCAGTATTATGACGGAAAATGGCGAATTACGTCGACGATTTAAGATAGGAAACGGGGAACCGTTCAGAAGAAACAGCGGCAGCTAAGGACGAATAAAGTCCTGGACTGTCGCTGTTGCGTTGAACTAATATTTTCAGTTAAAACTGCCTTGTTTAGGCCTGCGCTTCTACGCCGTTGTCCGAAATGGGGACAGGCTTTACCAGTCCTTCTTCTCCCAGACCCTGCTTCTCCAGCGGAGCAGCATCATTATTCCGTGCAGCCATTCGTCCACCGTAAATGCTGCAATCCATATGCCAAGCAAATAGGCAAGCGGCACTGAGACCCCCATTCTATCTGCAATCTACTATGCACTTCAAACTGTGGACCGGCAATTGTTTCAATTGATTCACAGCATTATCCATTTTTATACTGAATGATTCAGTGCCTGAAAGTCAACGACGTAATCTATGCCGTAGATGTAAAATAAGAACTAGTACATAAAAAAAGCCGCTAAGTTAGCGGCTTTGCAGGCGGGATTGAAATTTATCATTCTTTCAGGCTGCTCTCTAGATGTATTTGATCAAAGAAAATAAAGGAATAGAGTGAATTTCACTCTTGCGTCGCTTCCAATGATATGTTAGCAGCGTAGATCAGTTTAGCCATTTCAATAACACCCTCCAATTTTCAGTTTCCAACAAATGCGTTCTGGCAGTGCGAGAGTGGTGCTTACTATTCGGCCTACATTTGAAAGAGAATTTCTTGGTCTTTTGGAAAACGGAACATTAACGCCGTTGCCTGACGGACACCGCTACCTTACTGTAGCAGAAGAGTTGGAAAATTACGCGAAGACGAATTATCCGGGGATTAAGTCGGCAAATTCACCAGAGGATGCCCGCCCCTTACTGACAGACAAACAAAAGAAGGCCTGGGAGGATTTGCAACATATTGCAAAGCTGCTTTCCGAGTATTTTAAAGAAAATAATCAAACATATCCCGATACCGGTGGCAGACTTGTAAATGTCGACTCGATTTCTAGTACCCTTCAACCTTATTTAGGAAAAATAGGTTTAACTGTTTTACCGGTTCACGATCCTTGGAATTTACTTGTTGGAGCAAGATCGGCGTTTTAGTGACCCTGACTACCCACTGTATAAAAGATTTGGCTACAACTCAATGGATGAGTTTATGGATGGTTGGGATCTTCTTTGATCCTATTCGCCATGAGTACACCTTGATCAGACCGATTGTAGACCCGGAAACAAATCTGCTTTTTTACAACTATTGTCCACTGACCCATAGAAAGAAACCGCGGCGAAAAACAGAATTTTAACGAAATCAATGTGGCTTGAGGTATTGGGAGAGATGTATTCCATGAGAAGCTGGTGAATTACAGCTCATTGGAACGGGATGAGTTGTGGAAACGGGTTGCACTTGCATGAGCAGTGGCAAAAAATCAAGAAGCAGCCGGTTGAAATTCGCGATCAGAGCATTAAGTTTGCGGATTCCAACGTCCCCCAGCCACCATCGCGCGCAGTCGTTTCATATCGGCGATCGGCGGCAGGCCGAACATCCTTGCATACTCACGGCTGAAATGAGAGGGACTGTCATAGCCTACCTGAAAAGCGGCTTCCGCCGCATCAGCAGTTTCGGATAACAGCAGGCGCCGCGCTTCCTGCAATCTGATTCTTTTCTGATACTGCAGAGGGCTCATCGCTGTGACTTCTTTAAAATGTCTATGCAACGATGAAGGGCTCATATTAGCCAGCTCGGCCAGCTCCTCGATTCGCAGCGGCTGGGCATAATTCTGCTTGATTTGCTCGATGACCTCCTTGATCCGGTAAGCGCTGCTTCCCTCCACAGCAATCTGCTTCAGCACATCCCCCTGCTGCCCTTTCAAAATCCTGTACAAGATTTCACGAATGTACATTGGTGCCAAAGCTTTAATGTCCTCAGGTGTCTCCAATAACCGTACAAGCCTTATAGCGGCATCAAGAAGGGAAGTGCTTGTTTGGCTGATAAACAGCCCGCGCCTGGAATCCGCTGGTTGAACCGCGCGAAGTTCGGACTCCTCCAGAATCTCTACAATTTGAGCAGGCTTAAAATCAAGCCTGAAGCACAAGTACGGCACATCGGATAAAGCTTCAATAATCTGCCCCGATACCGGCAAATCAACCGAAACCACAAGATAATCCGAAGGTCCGTATTGGTATCTCTCCTCTGTCAGCATCACTTCTTTTTTACCCTGGGCAACGATGCATAAAGCAGGTTCATGAACTCTATAGATTGGCTCGGTGATCTTCGAGCTTCGAATACAGTATAAGGATGGTATGTCCGTCGCGTGAACCCCTTCCCCGGGTGAGAACCGGTCAATAAGCTCCGCGAGTTCTTTCTGTTTTTGTATAAGGTTTGTTGTTTTCGGCACGTTTCCCCACCTTCCATCTCAGAACACTTACTACAGTTATTATAGCTTCTTCCTTCTGTTTCGTTTAGTTGCTTGAAAGGAATGAGCAATCTTTTGCGATGAATCTTCTATCTGTCCATTTTTCAAGTGCCTCATAATATCTATAGCGGCTGTAAATGATTAAAGGAGAAGATTGCTTATGAAGATAAACACTGATTTAAACAATATGAACTCCGGGAACAACAAGCCGTATGTAGGGATGTGGGTTACGGCGGACGATTATATTCGTCATGAACTATTGACGAACGGCCGGTATGACGAGGCGCGCGGCAACCGAAAAAGCGCCTACACAGGCAGTTATACAATCACGGGCAACCATATCGATTATGTCGATGATACAGGCTTTACCGCTGACGGGGAATTCCGGGACGGAATTCTCTATCATGCCGGTATGATTCTGTTTCGGGAAAGCAAGGAGGATTGAGGAGATATGGATAGAAGAGTCTGGATTTTAACGATTGCCGCCTTTGTCGTCGGTACGGTCGAGCTGGTCATTGCGGGCATTATCGAAATGATTGCCCAGGACCTGCAGGTTTCCGTTGCGGCCGCGGGACAGCTCGTTACCGTATATTCTCTTGTGTTCGCCCTCGGATCACCGGTTATTATTAGCTTGACGGCCAATATGGAGCGGCGCAGGCTGCTCATTATCGCGATGTGTGTGTTTTTTGCGGGGAATATCCTGTCCATTATTAGTCCGAATTTTACCCTGCTCCTGATTTCCAGAGTAGTGCTTGCCGCAAGCTGCTCTGTCATCATCATTCTGTCCATTACATTGGCGGCCAGCATCGTGCCTCAGGCATTAAAAGGCCGCGCAATCGGCATTATATTCATGGGTTTGAGCGCTGCCCTGATGCTTGGCGTGCCGCTCGGCACATGGATTGGCGATCGCTGGGGCTGGAGAATGACGTTTGTCTTAATCGCCGCACTTACATTGATTGTGGCTTTATGCGTACAGCGCTTTCTGCCTAAAACGCCGCCGCAACCGTCAGTTTCTCTCCGGACACAGCTTGGCACGTTGAAGAGCTCCAAGATTCTCTCGGTCCATTTGGTTTCCATACTGCAGATGACAGGTCAATTTACGATCTATGCATATATTACGCCTTATCTGCAAACAACAATGGGCTTATCCGCACCTATAATCAGTCTGGTGCTCCTGGTTTACGGCCTCGCCGGAATTGCCGGTGGCTGGATCGGCGGCTGGTCCTCCGACAAGCTGGGGCCGCGGAAGACGATCATCCTCACGCTCGTGCTGCATGCCGCAGCGATTCTGCTGCTGCCTTACGCCGTATCCAACTTGTTCAGCTTATTGCTGGTGGTCGCTGTCTGGTGTACCTTCAATATGGCGCCAAGCCCGGCCATTCAGAGCTATCTTATCGAGACGGCTCCCGAATCAGCGGATATTCAGCTCAGCTTCAATACTTCGTCGCTTCACATTGGAGTCGCACTCGGCTCCATGATAGGCGGCTTCGTAGTGAGCCAATACAGCATTTCCGTCAATCCTGTAGCAGGCGGGTTGATTATACTCTTATCTATCCTCTCCGCCCTCTACTCGATGACAAGAAAGAAAAATCGCGAAGCTGTAGAGCAAGCCGTTTAAAATAAAGTGGTTCAGTAATACTTCGAGGGAATGATGAAAGATTCTACAAAATCAAGGAATGACAGAAGGAACGATCCATTCACGTCGAACGGTGTCCTATCCTGATTTACGTTCGTCCCACCCCCAGAAGCAAATAAAAACGGGGCTACCCGAAGGCAGCCCCGCACTGGAGTCATGTTGTTTAATCTGGATGTCAAACTTTATTTTCACTGAACAAAAGATTTTATAATACCTTAACCCCTTACTCCAC
This genomic interval carries:
- a CDS encoding Atu4866 domain-containing protein, whose product is MKINTDLNNMNSGNNKPYVGMWVTADDYIRHELLTNGRYDEARGNRKSAYTGSYTITGNHIDYVDDTGFTADGEFRDGILYHAGMILFRESKED
- a CDS encoding transporter substrate-binding domain-containing protein codes for the protein MKKRFLPGVFILLLGVIIAGCGNKSEAGSGAQNDAGAGSKTIVAATSGVSNPFSYDKDGKLTGYDVEVMKAIFEGLPEYKLEVQAIEFEGILTGLDNGRFQLGANNFGSNAERRSKYNFSLPIIENANVFVVRKDDNTLKSVEDLKGYKAVTEVGNSGATLLENYNADHPDAKAEIMYTDENFVKQFEGIEAGRYDVRIISRVSAEKAIKEHGFTNLKVVPFSTENSDPGSYILFSKSADSTLLDAVNKRIKEIYNDGTLLKISEEQLGGDYLPKKELME
- a CDS encoding amino acid ABC transporter permease; the encoded protein is MGKIFDINAVFTSIPRLLEVLPVSLQITVISMIVGLVFALIFAVIRMKKIPVLSQLVTVFISFIRGTPIIVQLYLTYNGIPLLLKFINQQYGTDYNINAVPAMLFVLVTFAFNEAAYNSETIRAALQSVNKGQIEAAESLGMTYLQVLRRVIVPEALVVAIPPLGNALIGLLKGTSLAFVAGVIEMTAKGKIISGSNFRFFEVYLALAIIYWVMTIIIEQILRYLEKRFSIPDPVGQKVNRGGWFSWGRREI
- a CDS encoding AraC family transcriptional regulator translates to MPKTTNLIQKQKELAELIDRFSPGEGVHATDIPSLYCIRSSKITEPIYRVHEPALCIVAQGKKEVMLTEERYQYGPSDYLVVSVDLPVSGQIIEALSDVPYLCFRLDFKPAQIVEILEESELRAVQPADSRRGLFISQTSTSLLDAAIRLVRLLETPEDIKALAPMYIREILYRILKGQQGDVLKQIAVEGSSAYRIKEVIEQIKQNYAQPLRIEELAELANMSPSSLHRHFKEVTAMSPLQYQKRIRLQEARRLLLSETADAAEAAFQVGYDSPSHFSREYARMFGLPPIADMKRLRAMVAGGRWNPQT
- a CDS encoding MFS transporter translates to MDRRVWILTIAAFVVGTVELVIAGIIEMIAQDLQVSVAAAGQLVTVYSLVFALGSPVIISLTANMERRRLLIIAMCVFFAGNILSIISPNFTLLLISRVVLAASCSVIIILSITLAASIVPQALKGRAIGIIFMGLSAALMLGVPLGTWIGDRWGWRMTFVLIAALTLIVALCVQRFLPKTPPQPSVSLRTQLGTLKSSKILSVHLVSILQMTGQFTIYAYITPYLQTTMGLSAPIISLVLLVYGLAGIAGGWIGGWSSDKLGPRKTIILTLVLHAAAILLLPYAVSNLFSLLLVVAVWCTFNMAPSPAIQSYLIETAPESADIQLSFNTSSLHIGVALGSMIGGFVVSQYSISVNPVAGGLIILLSILSALYSMTRKKNREAVEQAV
- a CDS encoding CapA family protein, which translates into the protein MKFLVTGDALFSSSNLYKTMDPELLALLQGADEVFTNAEFVTPRKNTAPAAGRGYQTSVRPKALDEFGHLNIRYVSFANNHTGDYGVEGLVDTIEEAEERGLIPLGVGMSLHEARKPVFVDTADGRIAIITIDVTRSEVFAASNPGNGVPARPGVNPLRWSRTYVVNDQDFEALKEISERIGIAPSMEIGKRIETYKSKSENHYEFGSLFEGYLTFEKGDQSRVKTTAHEQDQQEIFRTIRDARERSDFVFVSLHTHEGENENWYSDYPAEFIETFARGAVDAGASCVFGHGAHFTRGVELYQGQPIFYNLGSLFMEFEAGESIISPEMFTAYGYAENESPSTLHKNRTKDSEGNWQGFYSDRKFSENFLVSFDLSVEENRFDYELIPIDLRLTHPTVTKRGLPVLASEEAAASLVERLNAVSKERYNTEIVCEGKFFNVKKWK